One region of Rana temporaria chromosome 11, aRanTem1.1, whole genome shotgun sequence genomic DNA includes:
- the ZNHIT2 gene encoding zinc finger HIT domain-containing protein 2: MEAPEAEIIIPGRSSSPSPVITPTREEDSGGPGVCSLCLSGPGKYTCPRCNAPYCSLACYKGPRHTACSELFYRDCVLQTLREDKAGGQERQQMEEMLLRLREEEEAGEEAAVGEMNGEEAELWNSLSAQEKAQFIRLVDSGDIGALVPQWKPWWDPEGIRHEKIMELPEEDKSRREMSNKGPEDSPIPENTKEAAGLSVREQTSMVPPILSSIPPLSSLSRNPSPLVKYSVVSVIYGYAFSLLRHNGDVSDPDILLHFTETLFAVSPALSTNAVYNSTAHALSSAIRATSDTQLGGDRSLACSAMEATSQILHGDESKTYSLAALSHLFRLLGRVRKQVAGDKDIRKGAFNAKKKCLFLAAWVKENEDCLVVLSKEIMAEYRQYIDELSGVAEISEGLQKVWGGKRPQEKKKLIQEVDPPTDEL, encoded by the coding sequence ATGGAAGCTCCGGAGGCTGAGATTATTATACCAGGCCGCAGCAGTTCTCCCAGCCCAGTGATAACCCCAACACGGGAGGAAGACAGTGGAGGCCCCGGGGTGTGTTCATTGTGCCTCTCCGGGCCCGGGAAATACACGTGTCCGCGCTGCAATGCCCCTTACTGCAGCCTGGCCTGTTACAAGGGGCCCCGGCACACGGCCTGCTCCGAGCTCTTCTACAGGGACTGTGTGCTGCAGACTCTGAGGGAGGACAAGGCCGGGGGTCAGGAGAGGCAACAGATGGAGGAGATGCTACTGAGactgagagaggaggaggaggctggagAGGAGGCAGCTGTTGGGGAGATGAATGGAGAGGAGGCTGAGCTGTGGAATAGTCTCAGTGCCCAGGAGAAGGCTCAGTTCATCAGGCTTGTAGACAGTGGGGACATCGGGGCCTTGGTCCCTCAGTGGAAGCCTTGGTGGGACCCTGAGGGGATCAGACATGAGAAGATCATGGAGCTCCCggaggaggacaagtccaggAGAGAAATGTCCAATAAAGGCCCCGAAGACTCTCCTATCCCTGAAAATACCAAGGAAGCTGCGGGCCTGAGCGTCCGTGAGCAGACCTCCATGGTGCCCCCGATACTGAGCTCCATCCCACCCCTCAGCTCCCTCAGCCGTAATCCCTCCCCTCTAGTGAAGTACAGTGTGGTCAGTGTCATTTACGGCTACGCCTTTTCCCTTCTGCGGCACAATGGCGATGTGAGCGACCCGGACATCCTATTACACTTCACAGAGACCTTGTTCGCTGTCTCTCCTGCTCTCAGTACCAATGCTGTGTACAACTCCACGGCTCATGCCTTAAGTAGTGCCATCCGCGCCACCTCTGACACACAGCTAGGAGGCGATAGAAGCCTAGCCTGTTCTGCCATGGAGGCCACATCTCAGATtctgcatggtgatgagtccaaAACCTACTCTCTGGCTGCTCTCTCCCACTTATTCCGTTTGCTGGGAAGAGTACGTAAACAGGTAGCTGGTGATAAAGACATTCGGAAAGGTGCCTTCAATGCCAAGAAGAAATGCTTGTTCCTGGCTGCATGGGTGAAGGAGAATGAGGACTGTTTGGTGGTGTTGTCTAAGGAGATCATGGCGGAGTACAGACAGTATATTGATGAACTCAGTGGGGTGGCAGAAATTTCTGAAGGACTGCAGAAGGTCTGGGGTGGGAAAAGGCCACAGGAGAAGAAGAAACTCATACAAGAAGTTGATCCTCCAACAGATGAACTCTGA